One window from the genome of Perca flavescens isolate YP-PL-M2 chromosome 17, PFLA_1.0, whole genome shotgun sequence encodes:
- the bnip4 gene encoding BCL2/adenovirus E1B 19 kDa protein-interacting protein 3 isoform X1: MKFLGQVYGSLMAAMNQPPYVGSWVELHFSGTGSQSTSHHGSQEQIPTSIQEGDVEKMLLDAQHESGKNSSRGSSQCNSPLRAQTPLLLWRGSEANSSQSDEDFQERRREVENMMKKNADWIWDWSSRPENNPPKEFLLKYPKRSTSLSIRNTSVMKKGGVLSADFLKLFLPSLIISHILAVGIGIYIGKRLTSHNTY, translated from the exons ATGAAGTTTCTGGGTCAAGTATATGGCTCCTTGATGGCAGCAATGAACCAACCACCATATGTGG GTTCCTGGGTTGAGCTGCATTTTAGTGGTACTGGCTCTCAAAGTACCAGTCACCACGGAAGCCAGGAGCAAATCCCCACGTCTATTCAGGAGGGTGACGTAGAGAAAATGCTACTAGATGCACAGCACGAGTCGGGCAAAAACAGCTCCAGAGGAAGCTCTCAATGCAACAG CCCACTTAGAGCCCAGACCCCCCTTCTTCTGTGGAGAGGCTCAGAGGCAAACAGCTCACAG TCAGATGAAGACTTCCAAGAAAGAAGGCGGGAAGTAGAGAACATGATGAAGAAAAATGCTGACTGGATCTGGGACTGGTCTAGTCGACCTGAGAACAATCCACCAAA GGAGTTCCTGCTGAAGTACCCTAAGCGCTCAACCTCTCTAAGCATTAGGAACACCAGCGTCATGAAGAAGGGAGGTGTTCTCTCTGCTGACTTCCTGAAGCTTTTCCTTCCTTCATTAATCATTTCTCACATACTCGCTGTTGGCATAGG GATATATATTGGGAAGCGTCTAACTTCCCACAACACCTATTAA
- the bnip4 gene encoding BCL2/adenovirus E1B 19 kDa protein-interacting protein 3 isoform X2 gives MSLQKDISSDESLQGSWVELHFSGTGSQSTSHHGSQEQIPTSIQEGDVEKMLLDAQHESGKNSSRGSSQCNSPLRAQTPLLLWRGSEANSSQSDEDFQERRREVENMMKKNADWIWDWSSRPENNPPKEFLLKYPKRSTSLSIRNTSVMKKGGVLSADFLKLFLPSLIISHILAVGIGIYIGKRLTSHNTY, from the exons ATGTCGCTCCAAAAGGACATTTCATCGGACGAGAGTTTGCAAG GTTCCTGGGTTGAGCTGCATTTTAGTGGTACTGGCTCTCAAAGTACCAGTCACCACGGAAGCCAGGAGCAAATCCCCACGTCTATTCAGGAGGGTGACGTAGAGAAAATGCTACTAGATGCACAGCACGAGTCGGGCAAAAACAGCTCCAGAGGAAGCTCTCAATGCAACAG CCCACTTAGAGCCCAGACCCCCCTTCTTCTGTGGAGAGGCTCAGAGGCAAACAGCTCACAG TCAGATGAAGACTTCCAAGAAAGAAGGCGGGAAGTAGAGAACATGATGAAGAAAAATGCTGACTGGATCTGGGACTGGTCTAGTCGACCTGAGAACAATCCACCAAA GGAGTTCCTGCTGAAGTACCCTAAGCGCTCAACCTCTCTAAGCATTAGGAACACCAGCGTCATGAAGAAGGGAGGTGTTCTCTCTGCTGACTTCCTGAAGCTTTTCCTTCCTTCATTAATCATTTCTCACATACTCGCTGTTGGCATAGG GATATATATTGGGAAGCGTCTAACTTCCCACAACACCTATTAA